AACCGGGCGGGTGTTGCCAAGGATAAGGAGCACGGGATGGAGTTCAAGATAGACAAAGGCGAGTTTCTTCGCGGGCTGTACTTGGCCTCCGGGATCGCTGATCGCAAAAGCACCTTGCCGATCTTGGCCAATGTCCTTTTGCGCACCGAGGGCAAAGACAAGCTCATGTGTGGCGCCACCGATCTGAGCGTGACCACCGTGGCGTCGTTGAACGCCAAGGTCGAGAAGGAAGGCGGCCTGACCGTGGTGGCGCGCCAGCTTTATGAGATCGTCAAGGGCCTGCCGGGCGACGAGGTCCGGGTGCGGCGCAACGACCAGAACTGGGCGGAGATCCGCTGCGGTAAGGTCGAGTTCAAAGTGGTCGGCATGCCCGACCGCGACTATCCGAAGTTGCCGGCGATTCAAGAAGCCGAGACCTTCAAGGTCGACAGCGCCACGCTCCGCGAAATGATCAGCAAGACCTTGTTTTCGGTCTCGCTGGACGAGACCCGCCAGCATCTGTCCGGCGTGCTGTTCGAATCAGACGGCGCCCAGGCCCGCATGGTCTCCACGGACGGCCACCGCCTGTCCAAGGTGGGTCGCGCCTTGCCCGGCGGCCCCAAGTTGCCGACCGGTATCTTGATCCCGCGCAAGGGTGTCACCGAGATCCGGCGCGCCATCGAGAACCGCGAAGCGCCCTGCGCCATCGGCGTTTACCAGGGCAACTTTGTGCTGAAGGCCGATGATGTCGGCTTGTCGGTCAAGCTGATCGATGGGCAGTTCCCGCCCTACGATCAGGTCATCCCCAAGGACAATGACCGAGCCGTGGTGGTTAGCCGGACGGCCATGCTGGACGCGCTCAAGCGCGTGGCCTTGATGTCGTCGGACAAGACCTGGGGCGTGCGCATCGGCCTTGAGAAAGGCAAGCTGCGCATCGAGAGCGACAACCCTGACCTGGGCGCCGCCAAGGAAGAGATCGACGTGCCATACAAAGGCACGGCCATGCAGATCGGGTTCAACGCCCGTTACTTCATCGAACTGCTCAGCGAGATCGAGACGCCGGAGGTTCGCCTGGAGCTGAGCGGTGAGCTGGATCCGGGCGTGGTGCGTCCCGCCGACGGAAGCGACTACGTGGGCGTGGTGATGCCGATGCGCCTTTAGCCTCGGTCGGAAGCCGCGCGCGACTTGCGAATTCGGGCGCTCTTCGCGACCGGTTGGCGGAATCTGGCTCCGCTGACGCTGCCGCTGGGGCCACGGCTGACGGTCCTGCACGGCGACAACGGGCAGGGCAAGACCAACCTCATCGAGGCGGTTTACT
The Polyangia bacterium genome window above contains:
- the dnaN gene encoding DNA polymerase III subunit beta, which translates into the protein MEFKIDKGEFLRGLYLASGIADRKSTLPILANVLLRTEGKDKLMCGATDLSVTTVASLNAKVEKEGGLTVVARQLYEIVKGLPGDEVRVRRNDQNWAEIRCGKVEFKVVGMPDRDYPKLPAIQEAETFKVDSATLREMISKTLFSVSLDETRQHLSGVLFESDGAQARMVSTDGHRLSKVGRALPGGPKLPTGILIPRKGVTEIRRAIENREAPCAIGVYQGNFVLKADDVGLSVKLIDGQFPPYDQVIPKDNDRAVVVSRTAMLDALKRVALMSSDKTWGVRIGLEKGKLRIESDNPDLGAAKEEIDVPYKGTAMQIGFNARYFIELLSEIETPEVRLELSGELDPGVVRPADGSDYVGVVMPMRL